A single genomic interval of Deltaproteobacteria bacterium harbors:
- the dksA gene encoding RNA polymerase-binding protein DksA, producing MLSKENQEYFRELLNDRLSALLEEANKTVIGMTDHGETFPDPTDRATLESERNFTLRIRDRERRLISKVKEALSRLDQGTFGICEECGEDISEERLKARPVTTLCINCKKRQENEERLKGL from the coding sequence ATGTTGAGTAAAGAGAATCAGGAATATTTCAGGGAGTTGCTGAACGATCGGTTGAGTGCGCTCTTAGAGGAAGCCAACAAGACCGTCATCGGCATGACCGATCACGGCGAAACCTTCCCGGACCCTACGGACAGGGCGACACTGGAATCCGAAAGAAATTTTACCCTCCGTATTCGAGACAGGGAACGGAGGCTGATTTCAAAGGTCAAGGAAGCCCTGTCCAGGCTCGACCAGGGGACATTCGGAATCTGCGAAGAATGCGGCGAGGATATCTCCGAAGAGAGGCTCAAGGCGCGCCCTGTGACCACGCTCTGTATCAACTGCAAGAAAAGGCAGGAAAACGAAGAGCGGCTGAAGGGGCTATAG
- the dnaJ gene encoding molecular chaperone DnaJ, which yields MNNKIDYYEILSVSRDCGGEEIKKSYRKLALKYHPDRNPGDKEAEEKFKQAAEAYEVLRDPQKRQIYDRFGHEGLEGTGFRGFSGFDDIFSSFGDIFEGFFGFGGRGGRSRARQGRSLRYDMELTLEEAFHGKEEEITFYRLETCATCTGSGSAPGSQPRTCTTCQGRGQVIQSQGFFQVSTTCPTCHGQGQIITDPCPDCRGGGKVRAEKNLHVKIPAGVDTGSQLRLRGEGEAGEEGGPSGDLFVVIHVKEHAFFTREDENLICEIPISFVQAALGDTLTIPVLGEEEGHELEIPDGTQPGEVIRLPGKGMPSLRGYRKRGDLYVKVVVKIPQKITEHQRELLDAFAETEKLSLSDKKRRPKGFWKKMAK from the coding sequence GTGAACAACAAAATAGACTATTATGAGATCCTGAGTGTTTCCCGGGACTGCGGCGGTGAAGAGATCAAGAAATCGTATCGAAAACTGGCCCTGAAATACCACCCCGACCGAAATCCCGGAGATAAGGAAGCGGAGGAAAAATTCAAGCAAGCGGCCGAGGCCTACGAGGTCTTAAGAGACCCCCAGAAACGACAGATCTATGACCGGTTTGGTCATGAAGGTCTGGAGGGCACGGGCTTCAGAGGATTCAGCGGATTTGACGATATTTTTTCGAGCTTTGGAGATATCTTCGAGGGATTTTTTGGCTTTGGCGGCAGGGGAGGAAGGTCCCGGGCCAGACAGGGAAGAAGCCTTCGATATGACATGGAACTGACCCTCGAAGAGGCCTTCCATGGAAAGGAAGAGGAGATCACCTTTTACCGGTTGGAGACATGTGCGACCTGCACCGGCTCGGGATCTGCCCCGGGGAGTCAGCCCCGCACCTGTACCACCTGCCAGGGAAGAGGCCAGGTCATCCAGTCCCAGGGATTTTTCCAGGTCAGCACCACCTGTCCCACCTGCCATGGGCAGGGGCAGATCATCACGGATCCATGCCCGGACTGCAGGGGCGGCGGTAAGGTCAGGGCTGAAAAAAACCTCCATGTCAAGATCCCTGCCGGCGTGGATACCGGGTCGCAATTGCGATTGAGAGGAGAAGGAGAGGCCGGGGAAGAGGGGGGACCTTCCGGCGATCTTTTCGTGGTCATTCACGTCAAGGAGCATGCATTCTTTACCCGGGAGGATGAAAACCTCATCTGCGAGATCCCCATCTCTTTTGTGCAGGCCGCCCTGGGCGATACGTTGACCATCCCTGTGTTGGGCGAAGAAGAAGGTCATGAACTGGAGATCCCCGACGGCACCCAGCCGGGCGAGGTGATCCGGCTGCCGGGCAAGGGGATGCCCAGCCTGAGAGGGTACCGCAAACGGGGAGATCTGTACGTCAAGGTCGTGGTAAAGATACCGCAAAAGATAACAGAGCACCAGAGAGAGTTGCTGGATGCCTTTGCGGAAACGGAAAAGCTTTCATTATCCGACAAGAAAAGAAGACCGAAGGGGTTCTGGAAAAAGATGGCCAAATAG
- the rpoZ gene encoding DNA-directed RNA polymerase subunit omega, producing the protein MARITVEDCLNNVDNRFQLIHLAAKRVRQLKKGAEPKVVCKNKDIVVALREIAAGEVFQARKGQLSDQIEAPMEIDAASLLEEGLLTEYQNDLPGAKMDEIQEEADVLEPEMNEIEEEAEEK; encoded by the coding sequence ATGGCACGAATTACAGTGGAGGACTGCTTGAATAATGTGGACAACCGTTTCCAGCTCATTCATCTGGCTGCAAAACGGGTACGTCAACTGAAAAAGGGCGCAGAACCCAAGGTGGTATGTAAGAACAAGGATATTGTGGTGGCGCTGAGAGAAATCGCCGCAGGCGAAGTTTTCCAGGCGAGAAAAGGGCAGCTGAGTGATCAGATTGAGGCCCCGATGGAGATTGATGCGGCGTCCTTGCTGGAGGAAGGGCTCTTGACCGAATACCAAAACGATCTCCCGGGGGCGAAAATGGATGAGATCCAAGAAGAAGCAGACGTCCTGGAGCCGGAAATGAATGAGATCGAAGAGGAAGCGGAAGAAAAGTGA